In Nicotiana tabacum cultivar K326 chromosome 19, ASM71507v2, whole genome shotgun sequence, one DNA window encodes the following:
- the LOC107805228 gene encoding uncharacterized protein LOC107805228: protein MEHPFFINGAGNTPRAEALRWLSIAEKLLTNRDLVGSKSFATRARESDPTLLPADQVLAIVDTLIAGDKRINNQHLDYYSILQIPLNQTHDSELVANQYRRLALLLNPQKNSFPFSDHAFRLVLDAWSVLSNAFRRSVYDKEIGFFINLNPVATSPPPNNNPIGFMQQPSSVLFQQAQSHPVSSSREQQRTVAFLQDPQMQQQSTVTFLGRNQTQQPVVSSTMLSPDREQQNPFTFGSRGQQQQVASVESKRGQQQQAASVESRRGQQQQVASVESRRGQQQQVASVEQQQGNKQAPQRNEGLVGNNQNYSATTTSKNVNFEALFGNNQNNSASTGNVNNEGLFGNNQNQPASDSNNVNNEGLFGNNQNHSASTSKNVNFEGLFGNNQNHSVSTSNNNVNNEGLLGNSQNRSASTSNNNVKGKEGGVGASSHVVPSFWTACPYCYVMYEYPLEYVDCTLRCQKCKRAFQAVKIASPPPIIEGKEAYFCCWGFMPLGFSVDTFKKYKGNISSWTPFAPVFNKHGGVRKPPAPRVYIDDVVEDVFLELSESSEESDEDWRGDKKQKKKANSGKKKSRRMRRKKAKIQQSDKGKNVIGNAGDNVQDISATQGGAEMPNVTAAQSSKRSIASNTRRQGGRVTKDVGKLDLNVEFSNEVEEPPAPGVGQGNGAETGEDGNIEGIEFFEGLDEFLSSLPILNAVGDDKVKAA, encoded by the exons atGGAACATCCATTTTTCATCAACGGTGCCGGAAACACGCCGAGAGCGGAGGCGTTACGGTGGCTATCAATAGCCGAGAAGCTATTAACTAACCGTGACCTAGTCGGGTCCAAATCATTCGCGACCCGAGCACGTGAATCCGACCCGACCCTTTTACCCGCTGACCAAGTCCTCGCCATAGTCGATACCCTAATCGCCGGCGACAAGCGGATCAACAACCAGCACCTTGATTACTATTCCATTCTCCAAATCCCTTTAAACCAGACACATGATTCTGAGCTCGTAGCTAATCAGTACCGTCGTCTCGCTCTCCTTTTAAACCCTCAGAAGAATAGTTTCCCTTTCTCAGATCATGCTTTCCGGCTTGTACTTGATGCTTGGTCTGTTCTTTCGAATGCGTTCAGGAGAAGTGTTTATGATAAAGAAATTGGGTTTTTTATTAACCTTAATCCTGTTGCTACTTCTCCTCCGCCTAATAATAACCCCATTGGTTTCATGCAGCAACCAAGTTCTGTGCTTTTTCAACAGGCACAGTCACATCCAGTGAGTTCAAGCAGAGAGCAGCAGCGGACAGTGGCATTTCTTCAAGACccacaaatgcagcagcagtca ACTGTAACATTTCTGGGCAGAAACCAGACACAGCAGCCAGTAGTAAGCTCTACTATGCTAAGTCCAGACAGAGAACAACAAAACCCTTTTACCTTTGGGTCAAGAGGGCAACAGCAGCAAGTAGCTTCTGTGGAGTCAAAAAGAGGGCAACAGCAGCAAGCAGCTTCTGTAGAGTCAAGAAGAGGGCAACAGCAACAAGTAGCTTCTGTAGAGTCAAGAAGAGGGCAGCAGCAGCAAGTAGCTTCTGTAGAACAGCAGCAAGGTAATAAACAGGCGCCACAAAGAAATGAGGGTTTGGTGGGTAACAATCAAAATTACTCTGCTACTACTACAAGTAAAAACGTGAACTTTGAGGCTTTGtttgggaataatcaaaataattCTGCTAGTACTGGTAATGTGAACAATGAGGGTTTGTTTGGGAACAATCAAAATCAGCCTGCTAGTGATAGTAACAATGTGAACAATGAGGGTTTGTTTGGGAATAATCAAAATCACTCTGCTAGTACCAGTAAAAATGTGAACTTTGAGGGATTGTTTGGGAACAATCAAAATCATTCTGTTAGTACTAGTAACAACAATGTGAACAATGAGGGTTTGTTAGGGAACAGTCAAAATCGTTCTGCTAGTACTAGTAACAACAATGTGAAGGGAAAAGAGGGGGGTGTAGGTGCGTCGAGTCATGTTGTTCCTAGTTTCTGGACTGCATGTCCTTATTGTTATGTGATGTATGAGTATCCTTTAGAGTATGTGGATTGTACTTTGAGGTGTCAAAAGTGCAAGAGGGCGTTTCAGGCTGTAAAGATTGCGTCGCCTCCGCCAATTATAGAGGGAAAAGAAGCTTATTTCTGTTGTTGGGGATTTATGCCTTTAGGATTTTCCGTGGACACTTTTAAGAAATATAAAGGTAATATCTCAAGCTGGACTCCGTTTGCACCCGTGTTTAATAAACATGGGGGTGTAAGAAAGCCACCCGCCCCGAGggtttatattgatgatgttGTTGAAGATGTGTTTTTGGAATTATCTGAGTCGAGCGAGGAGTCAGATGAGGATTGGAGGGGTGataagaagcagaagaagaaggCGAACAGTGGGAAGAAAAAGAGTAGAAGGATGAGGAGAAAAAAAGCCAAGATACAGCAATCTGATAAGGGAAAGAATGTTATAGGGAATGCTGGTGACAATGTGCAAGATATTTCAGCAACTCAAGGGGGTGCAGAAATGCCCAATGTTACGGCAGCTCAGTCGAGCAAGAGAAGTATTGCAAGTAACACAAGAAGGCAAGGTGGGAGGGTTACAAAAGACGTTGGAAAGTTGGATTTGAATGTGGAGTTCAGTAATGAGGTTGAAGAGCCTCCTGCACCTGGGGTGGGCCAAGGGAATGGAGCTGAAACGGGAGAGGATGGCAACATTGAAGGAATTGAGTTTTTTGAAGGTCTTGATGAATTCCTAAGCAGTCTTCCTATACTCAATGCTGTGGGTGATGATAAGGTCAAGGCTGCCTAG